DNA from Rhipicephalus sanguineus isolate Rsan-2018 chromosome 11, BIME_Rsan_1.4, whole genome shotgun sequence:
CCGCAATGTCGGCATCATCATCGGCCATAACAaaatcatcccagcagatgtcccACCCTCCCATGTCAGAGTTGACAACACGCTGCCACAAATCGCCGCCGGAGTGGTCCTCTTCGGAAGCTTCAGGGTCGGCATCGGCTCCGACGTCGGCGAAGCCGGCCTTGCGGAAACAGTTTTGCACACATGTAGCCATTACCTCCGCCCACAAAGCCTTTACCATCTCCAGAGCTGAGTACAGCGACACCCGAAGCGGCAGGTTGGCTGCCAGCCGGTCAACAGCTACGAGCATGCGCTCCACAACGCGGCGCCTATAGTAAGCCTTAAACGCCTGGATTATGCCCAAGTCAAGCGGTTGCACTTTCGACGTTGTGTTGGGTGGCAGGAAAAGCAGGGTCACTGTGCCGTGAGAGAGGCTTGTACGTGGTGCGCGGAGCAATTGTCGACCACAAGCAGCACATGCCTGCCTTGCTTGTGCATGTCGCGGTCCAACTCGCTCAGCCACTCTGTGAATAAATCGCGCGTCATCCACACTTTAGCACTATGCCTGTAACGCACAGGCACATAGCCCCGAAAGCAACGTGGCTTCTTTGACTTGCCGATTACAAAGGACACGCGCCGGTCGCTGCCATCCATGTTAGCGCACAAAAGCGCTGTGACGTGCACTTTACTGTGCTTGCCGCCAGCACATGTGTCGCCTTTCATGGCGTGCGTTTTTCCTTGCAGCATCTGGTAGAATAACGCAGTTTCGTCTGCGTTATTGACGTCTCGCTCCGCATAGCTTAAAATAGTGTCTCGATTTGCTTCAAGCCACGAGGCAACGTCTTGGTCGCTGGCCGAGGCCACCTCACCGACAATTGATTTAAAAACAATGCCATAACGCACCTTGAACCGATGTAGCCAGCCATTTCCTGGGCAGAAGTCGGGAAAATCCAACAGAAATGCAAAGTCTTTCGCTTTGGCCAGCGTCATAGGACCACTTATCGGAATGTTCTGAGCCTGCGCGTCGACGAACCATTTCAGAAGCGCTTCCTCCACGTCAGCGTAGGTGGCCCTCCGCAGGCGCTTTCTGTCCGTCGAGTTGGCATCGGCACTGATTATCTTGTTCTTTAGAATCGTTCTTTAGAACCCAGAAAAAGAAACTTCGGAATTCGACCTGGGCTTCATGGCGTTGGCCATGAGGCCCAGGTCGGGAATACAGAGACCTCCCTTATCCCTGGGCAGCTTCGCAACCTGACGCCCCACGTAAACACATGAACCGCACCACCGTGACCGCATGGCGCTTGTATTCGGCCGAGTCGCCTTCAGAGCTGTCGGACTCGGAACTCGACCGTTCTCGAGCTTCCCGTGCGCGGCTGCCACCGCGCTTGCGACGACGGGAAGCCCTCCCTCGCCCCTTGACGactggggcgggggggggggggcttcgcgCCGCTTGTGGGAGGAGTGGCATCGCGTGGCGTTGCCTTTTGAGAAGTTGGGGGGAGAGCCTCAGCTGATTCCAACTCTCCTCCTGACTTCTCCTTTCGCATCTCGACGGCTCCTGATGCTGGCAGGGTCGCGTCGGCGCTGGGCGCCGGCTTCTGAGAAGCGGCAGGAGAGGCCTCAACTGGTTCCGACTCCCTCCCTTTGCTCTCTTGCACCTCAGCTGCTTGGTGCGGACTggttttcgttttgttcttttcCCTGCTCTCCCTCTTTGTCCGAGCCCTGGGTCGTCTGCACGTCCTCGACCCGGACACTGTCCGTGCTGGGAGGCTGCGCCTGCGGTGCAGAAGACCCCGAGGTTGCCTCCGAATACAGCCTCTGCTTGCAGAGGCGTGGAATGTGGTCCCCACCACAGCGCTTGCAAGGTGCGTTGCAGTTGGGGTGCCCCCACTGCTCGCACCGCTCACACCGCGGTGTGACACACTTGGCCTTTTCGTGACCTGCGATCCTACACTTGCGACACAAGCGTACCACGCCATCGTAGTCACATCGGATGGTGTGTCCGTCAACATCGAGGATGTTGGGGACAGCCTCACGCATCTCCATGCGAGCACGGCGGTTGCCTCTCGAGACTGACTTGAAACCGGGGACGTTATTGACCGAAATACTCGGCACGTTGCCGTAGACCTTCAGTTCTCGGGCGAGAACCTGATCACTGGCGTCGGCTGGGTATTCAGAAATGCAGACAGAAACTGTCCACAGACCTCGATATTCAAAGCGAATATCGTTCTCCTTGACCTTAAGGGTCGCGGAATCAGCTAGAAAGCGATCTGCCGCACCCTTGCTTCTAAAGGTAACCTCGAAGTTACCCGCTCCGAAATCCTGCACACATTTTAGGTCGTTCTCACTAAAGCGCTCAACGAGCGCTTTAACGAGCTCCATGTTGGTCGTAACTTTCGGTACCCGACCAAAGAATGTTAGCGGGCGAACGCGCGAGGGGGCTACCATCGTGGCCTGACCACGAGGTAGCCCTGTTATATTTAAGCTAAGCTACCAGAGTGCTGTGCTAGCCTAACCaaacgggggggggggctctgatGATCGTCTCACCAACAGTCGCTGAACTTCTTTAGCCAGTTGATGTCTCTTCCACATACGTTGCAAAATTCGATGAAGGTTCTCGTCGACTTTCTTGAGCTCCTGCTGTGTGAGGGCATCCCTTATGGTGCACAACACCTGAAAAGTTGGCAGTGGAAAGCAAAGCACTATGGAAGCAATTTATTATGGCATCACTTCCAAGTAGCAAAGATTTTCTTTGCACTCGCGTGGTGTTGCATGTTCGGCTGGCAGTGCTCAACGCGAGTGCATACCTGTAATTGACAGGTTGTTTAGAATGTCTTTCTGGGTTAGTTGAGGTTGACAGTGTGGCAGATTCACTGCACACCATGCTCTCTCACTGCCAACTACTTATATTTTTCTTCACCGCAATTAATTTAGAAGCTCTCTAGCTTTTAATATTTGATGCATAAGAGAACAGGCCACATTTTTGGACTGCACTATCTTCAGATAGAAAAAGCACTTTTTCTCCATATCATGACACCTTGAAGCTGAAACAAATTGCTTCTGCAGCAGTAATGCAGCAGTAATTCTGTCATTACTGACAAGTACCACTTCATATAGGGAAAGCAAACAGTGTAGCGTGTTGGTATGAAGCCCATGCCAGTCGTAGCAGTGACATTCTGTCATGAGTAAAGAGGCACGTGACGAATGTCGGAATGTGGCGATGCCGTGTGAGGAATGGACAATCCCCCGATGGTGTGCACTCCTGCCACATCCGCGCACGCGATTGGGCGGGGAAGGACTCGTGGCCTGCGACTCTTTCATGCTTCAGAGGTGCCTGAACAATGCGGGTAGTTGCGAGCCCGTGCGAGGCTTGGTGCCACCGCCACTTGGCGGTGGCTTTCGTAGTGTAAGGTTTGATTTCAAGATAGCCAAGCCAATGCGGGACCCTGAAGAACTCTGGGCCCCAGGTGCCGCCAACTAATACTGCAAAGCAGTGGCAGGGGGAACCACGGATGGTTTGAAACTATGTGTGGTGCTGATCGGACTTCTCCCCACGGCTGCCCCCCCACTTAGCCGTGTGAGCTTCCGCGGCCACCCACACGTTGTCCATGATGTACCACGAGGAGATGGGGAAGGCTGTGATCGGAGGCCGCGGCTCTACGCCAGCTGGATTACACGGGCTTGATGGAATCTTTTCGCTCGTCAGAAATTCCTATTACTGTGTACTTTGTCACACGCATAATTCcttaaaaactcgttaattatgGCATCTACTCTTTTCTAGTTTTTCTCGTACCTGAGCAACTCTGACATGAATTACTCGATTTGCAGTAGTATGCAGGAGTGAATAGGTCCCATACTTTGCACAGTATCCCGGTGAATCGTCACGGCTGTCACCGAAAAGCCTCACTGCACTGTTTTTCCTCTTCCGATCAAACAGGGCTGTTCTACTTCTGTTGCTAAAGTATCCACGAGTTCAGCACAAATGAAGCCTTAGCATAGCGTCTGACTGCTAGtgtaaaaaggaaaaaataagTTGCCGCAGTACACTATTTGATCTGTTTTTTGTGAGCACTAGATGTACTTCAAATTACAACAATGCTGCTTTATGAAAAATGGAAGCACAGCTGGATTTTCCCCAAAGGGCAAAAAAAGTGTGGGGAATTACGCTTTTGTTTTTCACTCCAGCATAGAGTAAATAGAAATACTGTGACACAATGCAATGACTATAGACTAATTTTGTGTTGCTCCGCAGCATGAGTGTAATGCTGGTGAATCTAGTAAAACCGCGTATACACAGCACTTGCCCAACACAGTAAATACAACACAGTGCTGAAGCAACGTACGCAGTGAATATACACAGCAACATACACAGTGAATTTTCTCGATGCTGGATATTACTGGGACACAGAATCATGTAAAACGTCCTACTCAGCATGCCAAATATGTGTCAAGTGGAATGACTTCGGACAGTTGAGTCACTACTTCCACTTTTTGGAGCGAGCAGTAACATACAACACAGGATAAAATCTTTGTGCGAGACATGTCGGTTCCCTCGTCGGCAAACAGTGAGAGCATTGTTTTTCACAATGTACTGGAAAGGTTTTCAGTTTGTTTTCTGGAGAACAATTGTGATTATGGCTGTGCATTTCGTGTGATGAAGCTCTATGTTTCGAAATAAGGTTGAGTTGGAGAAAATAACATGAACAAGTTCTCATTGATCGTCGACTGCGCTGACCGATATTAGAATGTTCAGCAACAAAGGCTGCCAGCTTAATTTCGGCACATTTTACTTGGTTTGTGGCCGATGTGACAGCAGTCACTGTTGGAAATAGTGTTGTAATGCACCTGCTTATGGAGACGCGGTGTCACTTTCCTGTGGGAGGCTGCCACTCCATGACTGTAATTCTCGCTGCCGGTGGTTATAGTGGTGCCGCAAGCCTTGCAGATTGCCTGCAGGAAGGTCTATGATGACTGACATTACTTCAGTCCATTGCCATTATCTGTGGCTTCAAGATCACTTTCTCAATACAGGTTGAGGGCCTGATATGATGGCAATGGAAATACCTTTGAAACCTTCTGTTCTGACTTGAGTCAGACTGGAGCAGTATTTACAAGGATGGATTTACAAAGCATTTACAAGGATGAAGAGGCCGCCACAGTACATTGAAGGCCCCGCCTCCACTCAGGGGGGTCAGTGAGCCGTAATTCGCACGACACAAGCCAGCAACGCTGGGAACAAGAACcgttttaattcacgactcaaaAGAATCACCACCGGCCTTCCAGACCGGCACAACACGGCACTAACGTATACAGGAGAGCCAAAAGCCCGGAACGAACAATCCCCGCAGACTGGCGGTCAAATGGAACCTACGCGCGGAACATAACGGCAGGAAAGCAAACTCGCGCAACTCGCAGTAGAAGACGAGCCAACGACTTCTATTAGCGGACGTCCCAAACCGGTGTGGCCTCTGCTCTGCAGCACTCACGGAGGAAACCGTCGTGCCTAGCGCGACCGTCGTGGCATCCCATCGTCCTGCCGCCCACCAAAGAAGCCCCCGGGCTTGCCTCACCTCCCTTCTTATCCGGCAGCCACCTTCACGCCCCCTGTGGCTTTCCACCGCTGCCGCTCGTCACGTGCATGGGCAATGCGCGTGTGTTCTCCTCCCCCTGCTTCCAacgtgcgtgctgcagataagggcCTATCGGCCCGACAACATGTACAACCCAAAAAATCTGTTAAGAAGGGGtaataatagcgaaagttgggctagttggtggttcatgcttggttcagcgcggtgtcgtctcttcctctgtccttgtctatattttgcgctgtttttacatcccaagtaAGAAGGGGTAGTTGGTACCTTACAAGAATGGTCACATCCAGTATTCTGTATATTGAATTTTGGACAGTGGCTGTCCCTGCTTCGCATACTGGGATATCAAGAGCAATGGCTTGTAGACATGGAAACAATTGGCCATGAATAACCAGATTAGACGTTGTTCTGCTACTTTCTTCCAGCTCTGTGTTCATCAGCTCAAAGCTCTGAAGCAACAGATTGGTGTTCAGCAACATACTTGCAAATGTTATCGCAATTCTTGTTCCGGGATACTTCGCTTCTTCCTGCGTGCACCACTACTACTTGAGTGGACCGAGTTGGCTGATGACCCCTGGATAGTGTGTCAAGAAATGCAGCTTTAAAGTGGCTCTCAAAGGGAGAGATGagtgagaaaaaaagaacttttaTCTCATCTAAAAGCCATGCAAGATGGTGGTCTCTTAGAAATTCATCAGAAAATGCTAATGCTACAGTGGTTCTTCGCCCGAGTTACACTTCCGAGGGCTCATGTTCCTGGCACACTGCCTGCATAAATGAGTGAAAAAAAACCACCAAGGCACCGTTTTTGAGATGCCGTGCATTCGCAACCATTCTCACCAGTCACAAAACCTCTGTTGAAAGCTTTATGGCTCGTTCACATTGGGAAATCCGCCCTACACAGCGACCGGAGTGCTCCTGTCGCTGAAACACAGTGTCGATTGCACTGCACGCGCACCACGCCGCCAGATAGCCAtattgcgccatctgtcgagtaaaccatcaaccacgggtgagcgcgggatggattcgcag
Protein-coding regions in this window:
- the LOC119374194 gene encoding uncharacterized protein LOC119374194: MRSRWCGSCVYVGRQVAKLPRDKGGLCIPDLGLMANAMKPRKWLATSVQVTLLFLPPNTTSKVQPLDLGIIQAFKAYYRRRVVERMLVAVDRLAANLPLRVSLYSALEMVKALWAEVMATCVQNCFRKAGFADVGADADPEASEEDHSGGDLWQRVVNSDMGGWDICWDDFVMADDDADIAEPCTDEGIVNEVRGKSNSEESDDDDDETLEPAPTSVPVAIGYIDSLRQLVYAKSLGEEYAAALNKLETTLMASALSKQTCLTDIFAKK